Proteins encoded by one window of Polyangiaceae bacterium:
- a CDS encoding DNA internalization-related competence protein ComEC/Rec2, which produces MTPGSRSELELQQAPSASKTNPQGNKRVDPVLMLGGALALGGVAVTHPRWLIVAVLSLLLLTWRHTRWPTRALVVPFVLLGAARASLTLGDYDRAWHEARAWVVPGSRCIGHGEVIASPVLRGDRLGVTARLELECDARQLPRTQVVRLYGGPDSLGRGDQIHVVSQLSPVQILRNLELPDPRPGAARGGVTLSGSVLSLEIERPGRGIGHRIDGARGYARRRITQTFDPLAAPMARALVLGENDLDAEDDSAFRKSGLSHLLAVSGTHLVFAVVSLVTALQALLTRLTFISSRYHCGRIAALIGCPLALAYADYAGGSGSAWRAAFMLCAVFAARALERRAGPARSLGWSFVAGALVDPLVCYDVSFLLSAAATVGLVCIGSPALAWAETWSITKKSKVIGYLAASIMATVGSMLPCAPLLAVLSPDLTLAGILANVVAAPLGEIIALPLCLAHILAAPVPVLEQGMAKAAGGALLVVRQVAHWSAAARSMAFAVPPPTAAHLWVLGCTGLGALLAAWRRRWRATWLWVAALVLGSVGAEALARYQSRPRGELRIAQLDVGQGDSALVDLPDGKLMLIDGGGSAQPEAGFDPGRRVILPVLRARRRRRVDVVLITHPHPDHYGGLPSVLQEAQVAEIWDSSFPGGKTYERLLRSGPRVRHAEELCARYPAGGHPDRGYLLEVLGPCPGSPELDANDNSIVLRLSVGKRRFLFTGDAEAAQEAQLLEQHGGDLQADWLKAGHHGSRTSSSAELLQHVAPALVGISCGVRNGFGHPHQEALERIQASGAEIWRIDDAGSLELNLVNGTLYYGGFAWGDRGRELPAQPPFAAKATP; this is translated from the coding sequence ATGACTCCTGGGAGCCGCAGTGAGTTAGAGCTGCAACAGGCTCCAAGCGCATCGAAAACAAATCCTCAAGGAAATAAACGCGTCGACCCGGTGCTGATGCTGGGAGGCGCGCTCGCGCTGGGCGGCGTTGCGGTGACTCACCCGAGGTGGCTCATCGTCGCCGTGTTGAGCTTGCTCTTGCTCACCTGGCGTCACACCCGTTGGCCGACTCGCGCACTAGTGGTCCCATTTGTACTGCTGGGGGCCGCTCGCGCATCGCTCACGCTGGGCGACTACGATCGCGCGTGGCACGAGGCGCGCGCCTGGGTGGTGCCAGGGTCACGCTGTATCGGCCACGGCGAGGTCATCGCGTCTCCAGTGCTGCGCGGTGATCGCCTGGGAGTCACTGCACGACTCGAGCTCGAGTGCGACGCGAGGCAGCTGCCCCGCACACAGGTGGTGCGGCTATACGGCGGGCCAGACAGCCTCGGCCGCGGCGACCAGATCCACGTCGTGAGTCAGCTCTCGCCAGTGCAGATCTTGAGGAACCTCGAGCTGCCGGATCCGCGTCCAGGCGCCGCCCGAGGCGGAGTGACGCTGAGCGGCTCCGTACTGTCTCTCGAAATCGAGCGACCTGGCCGCGGCATTGGACACCGCATCGACGGCGCGCGCGGCTACGCGCGACGGCGCATCACCCAGACCTTCGATCCTCTCGCGGCGCCGATGGCTCGCGCCTTGGTGTTGGGTGAAAACGACTTGGACGCCGAGGACGACAGTGCGTTTCGCAAGAGTGGCCTATCGCATCTGCTCGCCGTCAGCGGCACGCACTTGGTGTTCGCGGTGGTGAGCTTGGTGACGGCGCTACAGGCGCTGCTCACCCGGCTTACGTTCATTTCCTCACGGTATCATTGTGGTCGCATCGCCGCGCTGATTGGTTGCCCGCTGGCGCTTGCCTACGCCGATTACGCCGGTGGCAGCGGATCTGCCTGGCGCGCCGCCTTCATGCTGTGTGCGGTGTTCGCGGCGCGCGCCCTGGAGCGACGTGCGGGGCCAGCGCGTAGCCTCGGCTGGTCTTTCGTAGCGGGCGCGCTGGTCGATCCGCTGGTCTGCTACGACGTGTCGTTCTTGCTCTCCGCTGCGGCGACTGTCGGCTTGGTCTGCATTGGTTCCCCGGCGCTGGCCTGGGCAGAGACCTGGAGCATCACCAAGAAGAGCAAGGTCATCGGCTATTTGGCGGCTTCGATCATGGCCACGGTCGGCTCGATGTTGCCCTGCGCGCCGCTCTTGGCGGTGCTGAGCCCGGATCTGACGCTGGCGGGGATCCTGGCAAATGTGGTCGCGGCCCCGCTGGGTGAGATCATCGCCTTACCCCTTTGCCTGGCTCATATCCTCGCGGCACCAGTTCCGGTGCTGGAGCAAGGCATGGCGAAGGCAGCGGGTGGCGCGCTGCTCGTGGTGCGCCAAGTGGCCCACTGGAGCGCCGCGGCTCGTAGCATGGCCTTCGCGGTTCCGCCGCCCACCGCAGCGCACCTCTGGGTGTTGGGCTGCACCGGGCTCGGCGCGTTGCTCGCCGCGTGGCGGAGGCGCTGGCGCGCGACCTGGCTTTGGGTAGCTGCACTGGTGCTGGGCAGCGTGGGTGCGGAAGCACTGGCTCGCTATCAGTCCCGTCCTCGCGGCGAGCTACGCATCGCCCAGCTCGATGTGGGCCAGGGCGACAGCGCACTGGTCGATCTGCCTGATGGCAAGCTCATGCTGATCGATGGCGGTGGTTCAGCTCAGCCAGAGGCCGGATTCGACCCTGGTCGGCGCGTGATCTTGCCAGTGCTCCGAGCCCGGCGGCGACGCCGCGTGGACGTGGTGCTCATCACGCACCCACATCCCGACCACTACGGAGGCTTGCCCAGCGTGCTCCAAGAAGCTCAAGTCGCCGAGATTTGGGACAGTTCGTTTCCCGGCGGCAAGACCTACGAACGCTTGCTACGCAGCGGCCCGCGGGTCCGTCACGCGGAGGAACTATGCGCACGCTACCCCGCTGGAGGGCACCCCGATCGCGGCTACTTGCTGGAAGTCTTGGGTCCCTGTCCCGGCTCCCCGGAGCTCGACGCAAACGACAACTCCATCGTGCTCCGCCTGAGCGTCGGCAAACGCCGCTTTCTGTTCACGGGTGACGCAGAGGCGGCCCAAGAAGCGCAGCTCCTCGAGCAACACGGCGGCGACCTCCAGGCGGACTGGCTGAAGGCTGGGCACCACGGCAGCCGCACTTCGAGCAGCGCAGAGCTGCTGCAGCACGTCGCTCCCGCGCTTGTCGGGATCTCATGCGGGGTACGCAACGGCTTCGGTCACCCACACCAAGAGGCGCTGGAACGGATCCAAGCCAGCGGCGCCG